DNA sequence from the Cytophagia bacterium CHB2 genome:
TCCGCGATGGCTTTGTCGAATTCCCGCACGGTGATATAGCGATGCCCGCGATGGCGCAGGAGTTTGTATGATTTCGGATGCAGCGCTATCCCCTTCGAAAAAACCTCGATGGCCTCACGATAACGCCAGAGATACGCCAGCCGCCGTCCCAGCCAAATGAGGCGTTCCGGATCCTTGGGATTTTGCTGATAATCCGCTTGTGCTTTCACCAAATTGGAATCAAGCTTGGCACGCTGTTCCGCCGGAATCGCCAGTGCATAAAGCGGCTCGCCGAAAAGTGAATGCGCTTCCGGCTGCGGCAAATATTTCTTGGGGAATTTCGCAACCACGGTGTATTGCGGATCGACGATGTTGGACACGCTGCTGGTTCCGACTTGCGACAGCACTTGATAAGCTTCCCAACGGTCGAATCCGTATTCCGTTTCGAGCCATTCGATTACTTCGACGTGCGCCAGACGGAACGCATCAATCAGCGGCCTTGCACTGCCCGCCACCATGATAAAATCATCATCTTCGAGGCGCGGCCAATCAATCGGTTTGTTCTTGATGAGATCGATTTGCAGCGTGACGTCCATCGTGGCTTCGAGTCCCGTGCCCGCAATCTCACCGTGGCCTTGCAGCGCATGGCCGTCGCCGAAATAAAAATACGCCCCTTCGTGAAAGATGGGCAAATACACCGTCACGCCTTCGCGAATTTCCGGCGCATCCATGTTGCCGCCGAAGTAACCCGGCCACAAGCCGGTGTAAGATTCCTCGCCGCGCGGCGCAACCGCCAAACGACCGAGCATAGGCGCGAGCGGCGCTTCAATGCGCGGCACACTGCTGCGTTTCAAATCGAGAATCCCGAGATTGCGCTTGCGATCGAGCTGCCAGAGAAATCTCTCGTTCGGCACGGGCGGATTGAGCAAGCGCACGCGCACATCGCTCGCGAGTCCGCCAAAGTTGCCGCTGATGGCGGCGGGTGCAAGATCGCGATTGGGCCGCACACGCAACAACTTCACCACCAGTTGATCTTGCGGGGTCGCGCCTTCGATGTAAATCGGGCCGACTTCACCCGGCCACGCGCCGCCTTCTTTGGTGTAATACGGCCCCATCATGGTTTCGCTGATCAACACCTGTCCCGGCTTCATGCGCAACACCGGTTCGCGTACTTTGAAGGTTTGATAACCAACGGCGGGGGTGAAGCGGAGGGTGTCTTGAGCGAGAAGCGAGAACGGCAGCAAGAGAATCAGCCAGCAGAACTTGAATGCGAGCTTCATGTTTCCTTCCTCCAGTCAATGAGAGTTTGACAAATATAGCTGTAACAATCTTTCTAAGCAAATGCGGTGACAGGTTATCACGGTGTGAAATTGCCCTTGCAAAGGGAAAGAGGCTTTTGTATGTTTTGTTAGCTGTTCTAAGAAGCTCTTCCGTGAAGGTAAGGCAAGACGACCATGGAAAAAGCCGAGTTGGTGCAACATTGGCTGGATTCAGCGGCGCAAGATTTGACCGTTGCTGAGTCGCTGTTTGAGAAAAAGCACTATGACTGGTGTCTTTTCGTTGCTCATCTGGTTATAGAAAAGACGCTCAAAGCAATGTGGATTCGCGCCCATCACCCCGAAATGCATCCCCGAATTCACAATCTCGCCAAGCTGGCCGAGGCGATTCCGTTGTCCTTGTCACCTGAACAAATGAGTTTCTTGCTGGATGCCAACCAGTTTTACCTCAAAGGCAGATACCCAGAAGAGAAAAGCGAATTCTATAAAATCTGCACCCCGGAATTCACACAAGAAAATTTCAACGCAATCAAGGATTTTCACCAATGGCTCCTGATGCAATTCTGAACCGCGCGAAAAAGTTCGTTGACAACGCCCGCCAAGATGGAATCTTGGTCGAGGCGGCTTATCTGTTTGGTTCCTGGGCGCAGGGCTCCGCAACCAAGTGGAGTGATATTGATTTGGCCATTGTTTCATCGACTTTCGAAGGCACGTCGTTTTATGACCGCCGCAAGATGTATCGCGCCGTTATCGCCGTGGATACCGCCATCGAAACTCACCCCTTTCGTCCCGAAGATTTCAACGAATCCAACCCTTTCGTGCGCGAAATCTTGCGCACCGGTATTCGCATTGCCTGAAATATCTTCCGCCAATCATTTCCGCTGCGAGATGGCTTTTGGGGATAAGCCGCCGGCAAACCATCACAGCGTTTT
Encoded proteins:
- a CDS encoding HEPN domain-containing protein: MEKAELVQHWLDSAAQDLTVAESLFEKKHYDWCLFVAHLVIEKTLKAMWIRAHHPEMHPRIHNLAKLAEAIPLSLSPEQMSFLLDANQFYLKGRYPEEKSEFYKICTPEFTQENFNAIKDFHQWLLMQF
- a CDS encoding nucleotidyltransferase domain-containing protein is translated as MAPDAILNRAKKFVDNARQDGILVEAAYLFGSWAQGSATKWSDIDLAIVSSTFEGTSFYDRRKMYRAVIAVDTAIETHPFRPEDFNESNPFVREILRTGIRIA